The Magnetococcales bacterium genome includes a window with the following:
- the hslV gene encoding ATP-dependent protease subunit HslV, with the protein MFEGTTILSVRRGDQVAMGGDGQVSLGNTIVKANARKVRAIREGEVLVGFAGSTADAFTLFERFDAKLTKHGGNLTRAAVEMAKDWRSDRVLRRLEAMLAVTDRQTSLLISGAGDVLEPEGGILAIGSGGSYALAAARALLQETTLPPRDIVEKSLLIAASICVFTNDHLIIEEL; encoded by the coding sequence ATGTTTGAAGGTACGACCATTCTTTCCGTCCGTCGAGGCGATCAGGTGGCCATGGGCGGCGATGGCCAGGTCTCTCTCGGCAACACCATCGTCAAGGCCAATGCCCGCAAGGTGCGCGCCATTCGGGAAGGAGAGGTGCTGGTGGGTTTCGCCGGCTCCACCGCCGATGCCTTCACCCTGTTCGAACGCTTTGACGCCAAACTGACCAAACACGGGGGCAATCTTACCCGAGCCGCCGTGGAAATGGCCAAGGACTGGCGCAGCGACCGGGTATTGCGCCGCCTGGAAGCCATGCTGGCGGTGACGGATCGCCAGACGAGCCTGTTGATCTCCGGCGCCGGTGACGTGCTGGAACCGGAAGGCGGCATCCTGGCCATCGGTTCCGGCGGCTCTTACGCCCTGGCCGCAGCCCGGGCGCTGCTGCAGGAAACAACGTTACCACCACGGGACATCGTGGAAAAGAGCCTGCTGATCGCCGCCTCCATTTGCGTATTCACCAACGATCATCTGATCATTGAAGAGTTATAA